From a single Wenzhouxiangella sp. XN24 genomic region:
- a CDS encoding glycosyl hydrolase family 17 protein: MSNHYARKTSLAGIDASAVSPEELQRTLREILAGKIHGLCFSPYLEGQEPGTQLQADQLRERLSIIQPSVHWIRTFSCREGNELTPRIAKEAGLKTLVGVWLDEDRTGNEADLANAVEVARAGHADILAVGNEVLLRGELSEDELIDYIERAREAAPGVPVGYVDAYFKFVDYPRVTAACDVVLANCYPFWEGCPAEHALLYMKDMYRRALKVAAGKRVIISETGWPNIGTATGGAVPSYQNAVKYFIDTYQWAEEDGVEIFYFSSFDEAWKVAAEGDVGAYWGLWDKHGSPKYF; this comes from the coding sequence ATGTCCAATCACTACGCCCGAAAGACCTCGCTGGCGGGGATCGATGCATCTGCCGTCTCGCCCGAGGAGTTACAGCGCACGCTGCGGGAGATCCTGGCGGGAAAAATCCATGGGCTTTGTTTCAGCCCCTACCTCGAGGGCCAGGAACCGGGAACACAGTTGCAGGCCGACCAGCTGCGCGAGCGGCTCAGCATCATCCAGCCCTCGGTGCACTGGATCCGGACTTTCTCCTGCCGGGAGGGCAACGAGCTTACGCCACGCATCGCCAAGGAGGCCGGCCTCAAGACCCTGGTGGGCGTCTGGCTGGACGAAGATCGCACGGGGAACGAGGCCGACCTCGCTAATGCCGTCGAGGTAGCCCGGGCCGGCCATGCAGACATTCTCGCCGTGGGCAACGAGGTCCTGCTCCGCGGCGAGCTCTCGGAGGACGAGCTCATCGATTACATCGAGCGTGCGCGAGAGGCAGCCCCCGGAGTGCCCGTGGGCTATGTCGATGCCTACTTCAAGTTCGTCGATTATCCCCGCGTCACCGCAGCCTGCGACGTGGTGCTCGCCAACTGCTATCCCTTCTGGGAAGGCTGTCCTGCAGAGCACGCCCTGCTGTACATGAAAGACATGTACCGTCGAGCCCTCAAGGTCGCGGCAGGCAAGCGGGTCATCATCAGCGAGACCGGCTGGCCCAACATCGGGACCGCAACCGGGGGCGCCGTGCCGTCCTACCAGAATGCCGTGAAGTATTTTATCGACACCTACCAGTGGGCCGAGGAAGACGGGGTGGAAATTTTCTATTTCTCCTCCTTCGATGAAGCCTGGAAAGTAGCGGCGGAGGGCGACGTGGGGGCTTACTGGGGACTGTGGGACAAGCACGGCAGCCCCAAGTATTTCTGA
- the zwf gene encoding glucose-6-phosphate dehydrogenase, with protein sequence MNSQAASLLVIFGATGDLGQRMLLPSLHSLERDGLLPESLQILCCARSNLDREAFHAQVAESITRRTPPQDRSEDSVQRLLARVDYLPVDLEDQESINRLTRLVTERRTGEVLFHLSTAPRWYGHVCAALGAAGLTGPGTRVMMEKPIGHDFASSVGINDAVATTFDEGRIYRVDHYLGKEGVQNLLALRFGNALFEPLWNARHIEQVQITVAETVGVEGRAGYYDESGAMRDMVQNHLLQLLCLTAMEPPSRFDPSAVRNEKIKVLRSLRPIQGADIATHSVSGQYSAGAVDSVAVPGYIEELGAPSRTETFVGLRAHIDNWRWSGVPFYLRTGKRMARRCSEICLQFRAVPHSIFANGGARVEPNALVIHLQPEEHISLHLMNKAPGLDRGGLRLSQVALDLDLDDAFEDVRRRGAYERLYIDAIEGNSTLFVRRDEVETAWHWVDEILSGWRNNEHGPKRYQAGTWGPSSAVTLTERYGHSWRE encoded by the coding sequence TTGAATTCCCAGGCGGCTTCGCTGCTGGTCATATTCGGCGCCACGGGCGACCTGGGGCAGCGGATGCTGTTGCCTTCGCTGCACAGCCTCGAGCGTGACGGCCTGCTCCCGGAATCGCTGCAGATTCTCTGCTGCGCTCGCAGCAACCTCGATCGCGAGGCTTTTCACGCCCAGGTTGCCGAATCGATCACGCGAAGAACCCCGCCCCAGGATCGAAGCGAGGACAGCGTGCAACGCCTGCTCGCCCGGGTCGACTATCTTCCGGTCGATCTTGAGGACCAGGAGTCGATAAACCGCTTGACCCGCCTTGTGACCGAGCGGCGCACCGGCGAGGTGCTGTTTCACCTGTCGACGGCCCCGCGCTGGTACGGCCACGTGTGCGCCGCACTCGGCGCGGCCGGACTGACTGGCCCGGGCACGCGGGTGATGATGGAAAAACCGATCGGACACGACTTCGCCAGCTCCGTCGGCATCAACGATGCCGTCGCCACGACCTTCGACGAAGGCCGCATCTACCGAGTAGACCATTACCTCGGCAAGGAAGGCGTGCAGAACCTGCTGGCCCTGCGATTCGGCAATGCGCTGTTCGAACCCCTGTGGAACGCCAGGCATATCGAGCAGGTGCAGATCACCGTGGCCGAGACCGTCGGAGTCGAGGGTCGTGCCGGTTATTACGACGAGTCCGGCGCCATGCGCGACATGGTGCAGAACCACCTGCTCCAGTTGTTGTGCCTCACCGCGATGGAACCGCCCTCGCGATTCGACCCGAGCGCGGTGCGTAACGAAAAAATCAAGGTCCTGCGCTCACTGCGGCCCATCCAGGGCGCCGACATCGCCACCCACAGCGTGTCCGGCCAGTACAGCGCGGGAGCCGTGGACAGCGTGGCCGTGCCCGGTTACATAGAGGAACTCGGCGCACCCAGCCGCACCGAGACCTTCGTCGGCCTGCGGGCCCATATCGACAACTGGCGCTGGTCGGGCGTGCCTTTTTACCTGCGCACCGGCAAGCGCATGGCGCGACGTTGCAGCGAGATCTGCCTCCAGTTCCGCGCCGTCCCGCATTCGATCTTCGCCAACGGGGGAGCGCGAGTGGAGCCGAATGCCCTCGTGATCCACCTGCAGCCAGAAGAACACATCTCCCTGCACCTCATGAACAAGGCGCCGGGTCTCGACCGCGGCGGGCTGCGCTTGTCCCAGGTGGCCCTGGACCTGGATCTCGATGACGCCTTCGAAGACGTGCGCCGGCGCGGCGCCTATGAACGCCTGTATATCGATGCCATCGAAGGCAACAGCACCTTGTTCGTCCGCCGTGACGAGGTGGAAACCGCCTGGCACTGGGTGGACGAGATCCTGTCGGGCTGGCGGAACAACGAACATGGCCCGAAACGCTACCAGGCCGGCACCTGGGGGCCCAGCAGCGCCGTGACGCTGACCGAGCGCTACGGTCACAGCTGGCGCGAGTGA
- a CDS encoding carbohydrate binding domain-containing protein, producing the protein VFKVKGDAGNLAAFEVKFIENGDTGQVYNLGTYSGVTDLGNGWLQVSIPMSDFAATIAGNQGFLLGPLGGQAAPFTLLLTDIGFTGTAGGGGGGGATGELVVNGDFETGDLSGWEASPNGGTITTTNDSASGSFAANLNITAAGNPTLKAANLGAGDLTPGQQVTVSFDWKGSDANGGVVDIRLFSELSGGGVSATEIIREGAGFPSDWTTVGPLNIAIGPDVSGGVSLQLTAICGAVAGCVSDISIDNVSIVAN; encoded by the coding sequence GTGTTCAAGGTGAAGGGCGACGCCGGTAACCTGGCGGCCTTTGAGGTCAAGTTCATTGAGAACGGCGACACGGGCCAGGTTTACAACCTCGGGACTTACAGTGGCGTGACCGACCTGGGCAACGGCTGGCTGCAGGTATCGATCCCGATGAGCGATTTTGCGGCGACCATCGCCGGCAACCAGGGCTTCCTGCTCGGCCCGCTGGGCGGCCAGGCGGCGCCGTTCACGCTCCTGTTGACCGATATCGGCTTCACCGGAACCGCGGGCGGCGGCGGAGGCGGCGGTGCGACCGGCGAGCTGGTGGTCAACGGCGATTTCGAGACCGGTGACCTGAGCGGCTGGGAGGCGTCGCCGAACGGCGGGACGATCACGACGACGAACGACAGTGCGTCCGGCAGTTTTGCGGCCAATCTGAATATCACTGCCGCGGGCAATCCGACACTCAAAGCGGCCAACCTGGGAGCTGGAGACCTCACGCCCGGCCAACAGGTTACGGTGTCTTTCGACTGGAAAGGCAGCGATGCCAATGGCGGCGTTGTTGACATCAGGCTCTTTTCGGAGCTGAGCGGGGGCGGCGTCTCTGCGACGGAAATCATTCGCGAGGGCGCCGGGTTCCCGTCGGACTGGACCACCGTGGGTCCGCTGAACATCGCCATCGGCCCTGATGTCAGTGGCGGGGTGTCATTGCAGTTGACGGCGATCTGCGGGGCCGTTGCCGGATGCGTCTCGGACATCTCCATCGACAACGTCTCCATCGTGGCCAACTGA
- the pgl gene encoding 6-phosphogluconolactonase, with protein sequence MSWTESSHADAETLATRVAGQFEALVREALDSSGKAVLALAGGRTPFPIYRCLAEARLDWSRVSLVATDERWVPAGHPARNSREVRNAFGAAAGVHVLELVPAAVGPDADANAEQGETTMGAVSEPFDAVLLGIGADGHFASLFPGAAELAAGLDPASRRSALVVNPVPLPPEAPYPRVSLTLARLMRTKRLFLVATGDAKRAVLDQAQSQRNGPDLPVATLLRRATVPIEIHWSP encoded by the coding sequence GTGAGCTGGACGGAATCGAGCCATGCCGACGCCGAGACGCTTGCGACCCGGGTCGCAGGGCAGTTCGAGGCCCTGGTTCGTGAAGCGCTCGACTCGAGCGGCAAAGCCGTGCTGGCCCTGGCCGGCGGGCGCACGCCTTTTCCGATCTATCGCTGCCTCGCAGAGGCCCGGCTGGACTGGTCGAGAGTATCCCTGGTCGCGACTGATGAGCGTTGGGTGCCGGCGGGTCACCCCGCGCGTAACAGCCGCGAAGTGCGTAACGCCTTCGGCGCGGCTGCCGGCGTGCACGTGCTCGAACTGGTCCCGGCAGCCGTGGGACCCGACGCCGACGCCAATGCCGAACAGGGCGAGACCACGATGGGCGCGGTCAGCGAGCCTTTCGATGCCGTTCTGCTCGGCATCGGGGCCGATGGCCATTTCGCCTCGCTGTTCCCAGGCGCCGCAGAGCTGGCCGCCGGCCTGGATCCGGCCAGTCGCCGATCCGCCCTGGTGGTGAACCCGGTCCCGCTGCCGCCGGAAGCCCCCTATCCCCGGGTGTCGCTCACCCTGGCCCGACTGATGCGTACGAAGCGGCTCTTTCTCGTCGCCACCGGCGACGCCAAGCGCGCCGTTCTCGACCAGGCCCAGTCGCAGCGCAACGGGCCGGACCTGCCGGTCGCGACTCTGTTGCGGCGCGCTACGGTGCCAATCGAAATCCACTGGAGTCCATGA
- a CDS encoding malectin domain-containing carbohydrate-binding protein, with the protein MTASVVFTLKGGLAQADERPMVWAVNVGGPAYQATDGTAYEAESSLSGGITGTLDHVKGSQDPVLYETFREGALRVERPVPNGRYDITFHFAEHEPIGGGERVFDVLVEDRVVIRALDVMRSRDGIDDDIFPQRMLVDYVRVYRLEP; encoded by the coding sequence ATGACGGCATCCGTTGTATTCACCCTCAAGGGAGGCCTGGCCCAGGCAGATGAACGCCCGATGGTATGGGCCGTCAACGTCGGCGGCCCGGCCTACCAGGCGACGGACGGTACGGCTTACGAGGCCGAGTCCTCGCTCAGCGGAGGAATAACGGGCACGCTCGATCACGTCAAAGGCTCCCAGGACCCCGTCCTTTACGAGACGTTCCGCGAAGGCGCGCTGCGGGTTGAGAGGCCTGTGCCGAACGGTCGTTACGACATCACCTTCCATTTTGCCGAACACGAGCCGATCGGCGGGGGCGAGCGCGTGTTCGATGTGCTGGTCGAGGACCGGGTCGTGATCCGGGCGCTGGACGTCATGCGCAGCCGCGACGGCATCGATGACGACATCTTCCCGCAGCGAATGCTCGTGGATTACGTGCGCGTGTATCGCCTCGAGCCGTAG
- the edd gene encoding phosphogluconate dehydratase, producing the protein MHPVIEAVTERIRIRSHPKRNAYLAKIDRARSQGPARGNISCGNLAHGFAASAGDKPVLRGLQRPNLGIVTAFNDMLSAHQPLERYPALIKLAARQAGCTAQVAGGVPAMCDGVTQGRPGMELSLFSRDTIALATAVALSHDMFDAAVMLGVCDKIVPGLLIGALSFGHLPVIMIPAGPMPSGIPNREKARIRKLYAEGKASREELLEAESQSYHGPGTCTFYGTANSNQMLMEVMGLHMPGTAFVNPNTPLRDALTAAAAERACTITALGDCYTPIGRTIDEKAIVNAMVGLAATGGSTNHAIHLVAIARAAGLVIDWSDLDELSRVTPLLTRIYPNGSADVNHFHAAGGFGLLIRELLGAGLLHPDIACVHGGDLYAQAREPWLDGAQLCWREPPTASLDIDVLRTAASPFAPEGGIRLLQGNLGRAVVKISAVAPEHRAIQAPARVFDSQDALLDAFRDDTLTGDFVAVIRGQGPRANGMPELHKLTPVLSLLQDRGQRVALLTDGRMSGASGTVLAAIHVVPEAVADGAIGRVVDGDPISIDAEQGRLDVDVEPATLAARTPAPLELETHHVGYGREMFGLMRRGAGSAEQGACALFDGD; encoded by the coding sequence ATTCATCCCGTCATCGAAGCCGTCACGGAACGGATCCGGATCCGCAGCCATCCCAAGCGCAATGCTTACCTGGCGAAGATCGACCGGGCGCGCAGCCAGGGCCCGGCACGCGGCAACATCAGTTGTGGCAACCTCGCACACGGCTTCGCGGCCTCCGCCGGCGACAAGCCGGTGCTGCGCGGGCTGCAACGGCCCAACCTCGGCATCGTGACTGCCTTCAACGACATGCTCTCTGCGCATCAGCCGCTCGAGCGCTATCCCGCGCTGATCAAGCTGGCCGCACGCCAGGCCGGCTGCACCGCCCAGGTTGCGGGGGGCGTACCCGCGATGTGCGACGGCGTCACCCAGGGTCGGCCCGGCATGGAGCTGTCGCTGTTTTCCCGCGACACCATCGCGCTGGCCACCGCCGTGGCCCTTTCACATGACATGTTCGACGCCGCCGTAATGCTGGGCGTCTGCGACAAGATCGTCCCTGGCCTGCTGATCGGCGCGCTCAGCTTCGGTCATCTCCCGGTCATCATGATTCCGGCCGGGCCGATGCCTTCCGGCATCCCCAACCGCGAGAAGGCACGCATCCGCAAGCTTTATGCCGAGGGCAAGGCCAGCCGGGAAGAACTGCTGGAAGCCGAGTCCCAGTCGTACCATGGTCCCGGCACCTGCACCTTCTACGGCACCGCCAACTCGAACCAGATGTTGATGGAGGTCATGGGCCTGCACATGCCCGGTACGGCCTTCGTCAACCCAAACACGCCTCTGCGTGACGCTCTCACGGCGGCCGCCGCAGAACGCGCGTGCACGATCACCGCCCTCGGCGATTGCTACACGCCCATCGGCCGGACCATCGATGAGAAGGCGATCGTCAACGCCATGGTCGGCCTGGCCGCGACGGGAGGATCCACCAACCACGCCATCCATCTCGTCGCGATCGCCCGCGCCGCCGGACTGGTGATCGACTGGAGCGATCTCGACGAGCTCTCCCGCGTGACCCCGCTGCTGACGCGGATCTACCCCAATGGCAGCGCGGACGTGAATCACTTCCATGCGGCCGGGGGATTCGGGTTGCTGATCCGGGAACTGCTGGGTGCCGGATTGCTCCATCCGGATATTGCCTGCGTGCACGGTGGCGACTTGTATGCGCAGGCGCGCGAGCCCTGGCTCGACGGTGCACAGCTCTGCTGGCGGGAGCCGCCGACAGCGTCTCTCGACATCGACGTGCTGCGAACTGCCGCAAGTCCTTTTGCGCCCGAGGGCGGAATCCGCCTCTTGCAGGGCAATCTCGGCCGGGCGGTGGTCAAGATCTCGGCGGTGGCGCCGGAGCACCGCGCCATCCAGGCGCCGGCCCGCGTCTTCGATTCCCAGGACGCCCTGCTGGACGCATTCCGGGATGACACGCTCACAGGTGATTTCGTCGCAGTCATACGCGGCCAGGGCCCGCGCGCAAACGGCATGCCGGAGTTGCACAAGCTCACGCCTGTCCTGTCGTTGCTGCAGGACCGTGGCCAGCGCGTCGCACTGCTGACCGATGGCCGCATGTCCGGCGCGTCCGGCACGGTGCTGGCGGCGATCCACGTCGTGCCCGAAGCCGTAGCGGATGGCGCCATCGGCCGCGTGGTCGACGGCGACCCGATCTCGATCGATGCCGAGCAAGGGCGACTCGATGTCGATGTCGAGCCAGCCACGCTGGCCGCGCGAACGCCCGCCCCGCTGGAACTGGAGACGCATCACGTCGGTTACGGGCGAGAGATGTTCGGCTTGATGCGCAGAGGCGCCGGCAGCGCGGAACAAGGCGCCTGCGCGTTGTTCGACGGAGACTAG
- a CDS encoding LacI family DNA-binding transcriptional regulator: MAQMVKSNIDDVARLAGVSPKTVSRVINSEPNVRASTRERVEKAIDALQYRPNQFARNLASHRSRLIGLIYDDPSAYEVPSSGYVIRLQEGTLRACHAANYELLIHPCRYRDKDVVTELEALIRHIRPTGIILAAPLSNMPRIVRAIQASGTPVVRLSPGKEDGKQFCVATNDREISAEMTRHLASLGHRRIAFIKGNRQHKAVGNRYLGYLDGLRDSGLEVRDELVAQGDNSVGSGEAAADQLLGLSKPPTAIFAANDDMAAGVMRVAARQGIEIPARLSVAGCDDISLARQFYPSLTTIRQPIAAMAELATLALVDGSHKDSLYKGVAVVPAQLRIRESTGPAPSEARS; this comes from the coding sequence ATGGCCCAAATGGTCAAATCCAATATCGACGACGTTGCCCGACTCGCCGGAGTCTCGCCCAAGACAGTGTCCAGGGTGATCAACAGCGAGCCGAACGTGCGCGCATCGACGCGCGAGCGGGTCGAGAAGGCCATCGACGCGCTCCAGTACCGGCCGAACCAGTTCGCACGCAACCTCGCCAGCCACCGCTCCCGGCTCATCGGGCTGATCTACGACGATCCCAGCGCATATGAGGTGCCGAGCTCGGGCTATGTCATCCGGCTGCAGGAAGGCACCCTGCGCGCCTGCCACGCGGCCAATTACGAATTGCTCATTCATCCTTGCCGTTATCGCGACAAGGACGTGGTGACGGAACTCGAAGCACTGATCAGGCACATCCGGCCCACCGGGATCATCCTGGCCGCCCCGCTATCGAACATGCCCCGCATCGTGCGCGCCATCCAGGCGAGCGGCACCCCGGTTGTGCGGCTTTCCCCCGGAAAGGAAGATGGAAAACAGTTCTGCGTGGCTACCAACGACCGCGAAATCAGCGCGGAGATGACCCGACATCTCGCTTCCCTGGGGCACCGCCGCATTGCTTTTATCAAGGGAAACCGCCAACACAAGGCGGTGGGCAACCGCTATCTCGGGTATCTCGACGGTCTCCGGGACAGCGGCCTCGAGGTTCGCGATGAGCTGGTGGCACAGGGCGACAACTCGGTCGGCAGCGGCGAGGCGGCCGCCGACCAGTTACTGGGCCTCAGCAAGCCCCCGACTGCGATTTTCGCAGCAAACGACGACATGGCCGCAGGCGTGATGCGTGTCGCAGCACGGCAGGGTATAGAAATCCCCGCACGGCTCTCGGTAGCGGGCTGCGATGACATTTCGCTGGCACGCCAGTTCTACCCGAGCCTGACGACCATCCGGCAGCCGATCGCCGCCATGGCGGAGCTCGCGACTTTGGCGCTGGTGGACGGCTCCCACAAGGATTCTCTATACAAAGGCGTCGCCGTTGTGCCCGCTCAGCTGCGAATCCGCGAGTCGACCGGCCCGGCACCATCCGAAGCACGATCCTGA
- a CDS encoding glycoside hydrolase family 2 TIM barrel-domain containing protein, with the protein MSGREVLGKALIKALLIAGPSLFWNPVMAEAVPVELRQTEEGWQLLRGGEPYFIRGAGGNHSLELLAAAGANSVRTWDAEDLEPLLDQAHALGLTVTVGIWLGHERHGFDYDDPQQVAEQLERVRQIVLRYKDHPAVLLWGLGNEMEGFDDGGNPAVWSAVNEVAALVKRLDPHHPTMTVTTFVHGERIEWVHRRSPAIDIHGINAYGGAPLVPRLLRDGGATKPFVLTEFGPVGPWEMPATEWGAPLEQTSAEKASSYRESWERGVDAAPGLALGGYAFLWGHKMEATGTWFGMFLEDGAKTAAVDVMTGIWSGEEPDDLAPRAAPLSVDGPTRSEPGAVVVVRASVEDPEDGGIRVRWELRPESSDYLTGGDFRADMPVIEGAVLESGIDGARVRMPEQPGPYRLFLYAYDGAGHAATANIPLLVEGEARMPLPFPVYEDALAGMPWVPSGWMGDIEHLSLDGEYAGKFHRGARSIRLRFEKPFGWVGVAWQHPPNNWGDQEGGYDLRGARELELWARGEYGGENVSFGVGLLGEDKAHPDSVVRKVDGIVLTREWQRYTVPLKGADLSSIKTGFVVTMTGRATPVTVYLDGIRYVR; encoded by the coding sequence TTGAGCGGGCGCGAAGTGCTTGGTAAAGCCCTCATCAAGGCCCTGCTGATCGCGGGGCCTTCCCTTTTCTGGAATCCGGTCATGGCGGAAGCGGTTCCCGTTGAATTGCGGCAGACGGAGGAAGGCTGGCAACTGCTTCGCGGCGGCGAGCCCTATTTCATCCGTGGCGCCGGCGGAAACCACTCACTGGAGTTGCTCGCGGCCGCCGGTGCCAACTCCGTGCGCACCTGGGATGCCGAGGATCTCGAGCCGTTGCTCGACCAGGCGCATGCGCTCGGCCTCACCGTGACCGTCGGGATCTGGCTGGGTCACGAGCGGCACGGCTTCGACTACGATGACCCGCAGCAGGTGGCCGAGCAGCTCGAGCGCGTGCGGCAGATTGTACTTCGCTACAAGGACCACCCGGCCGTGCTGTTGTGGGGGCTCGGCAACGAGATGGAAGGGTTTGACGACGGCGGCAATCCAGCCGTCTGGAGCGCCGTGAACGAGGTCGCCGCCCTGGTCAAGCGGCTGGATCCTCACCATCCGACGATGACGGTCACGACCTTCGTCCATGGTGAGCGCATCGAATGGGTTCATCGCCGCAGCCCCGCCATAGACATCCATGGCATCAATGCCTACGGTGGCGCGCCGCTGGTGCCACGGCTGCTGCGCGACGGCGGCGCAACGAAGCCGTTCGTGCTGACCGAGTTCGGTCCCGTCGGTCCCTGGGAGATGCCCGCCACCGAGTGGGGCGCTCCGCTGGAGCAGACCAGCGCCGAAAAGGCATCGTCCTACCGCGAAAGCTGGGAGCGGGGCGTCGATGCGGCTCCCGGCCTGGCACTCGGCGGCTATGCCTTCCTCTGGGGCCATAAGATGGAGGCGACCGGGACGTGGTTCGGGATGTTTCTGGAGGACGGCGCGAAGACTGCGGCTGTCGATGTCATGACCGGGATCTGGTCGGGGGAAGAGCCGGACGACCTTGCTCCGCGTGCGGCACCGCTGTCGGTGGACGGCCCGACAAGGTCAGAACCGGGTGCGGTAGTCGTGGTCCGCGCGTCCGTGGAAGATCCGGAAGACGGCGGCATCCGCGTCCGCTGGGAACTGCGGCCGGAATCGTCCGACTACCTGACCGGCGGTGATTTCCGCGCAGACATGCCCGTCATCGAGGGCGCCGTACTGGAATCAGGCATCGACGGCGCACGGGTTCGCATGCCCGAACAGCCGGGACCCTATCGCCTGTTCCTGTATGCCTACGACGGGGCCGGGCACGCAGCCACCGCCAACATCCCGCTGCTTGTCGAAGGCGAAGCTCGCATGCCGCTGCCGTTCCCGGTGTACGAGGATGCGCTCGCCGGGATGCCCTGGGTACCGTCGGGCTGGATGGGCGACATCGAGCATCTGTCGCTGGACGGCGAGTACGCCGGCAAGTTCCATCGGGGCGCACGCAGCATCCGGCTGCGCTTCGAGAAACCTTTCGGTTGGGTGGGAGTCGCCTGGCAGCACCCACCGAACAACTGGGGCGACCAGGAAGGGGGCTACGATCTCCGTGGCGCCCGGGAGCTGGAGCTCTGGGCCCGGGGGGAGTACGGCGGCGAGAACGTGAGCTTCGGCGTCGGGTTGCTCGGAGAAGACAAGGCGCATCCCGATTCCGTCGTTCGCAAGGTTGACGGCATCGTGCTGACCCGTGAATGGCAGCGCTACACGGTGCCGCTCAAGGGGGCTGATCTCTCGAGCATCAAGACGGGATTCGTGGTCACGATGACCGGACGCGCCACCCCGGTGACGGTCTATCTTGACGGGATCCGCTACGTCCGCTGA
- a CDS encoding glycosyl hydrolase family 17 protein, producing the protein MRLEHGNAICYSGYRHGQSPVDQVYPSYDQVHEDLRILSRNWGFLRLYDCSPHAELVLEVIRRERLPFRLMLGLDMAAEMSNPHCPWGAEFSPETLAGNRKRNEEEVERAIQLSRRYEDIVFAVSVGNEASVEWTDHMVPVDRLVAHVRKLKSAIPHPVTFCENYVPWTYKLEPLAAELDFISVHTYPAWEYRTMEDALSYTRQNYLSVADHYPGKPVIITEAGWTTASNGRGIEPWNANEELQRDYYEQLMEWTNAAQILTFVFEAFDEPWKGSPDPLEPEKHWGLFTVERQPKLVMQGMYP; encoded by the coding sequence ATGAGACTCGAGCACGGCAACGCGATCTGTTATTCCGGGTATCGGCACGGGCAGAGCCCGGTCGACCAGGTCTACCCTTCGTACGATCAGGTCCATGAAGACCTTCGCATCCTGTCCCGCAACTGGGGATTTCTGCGGCTCTACGATTGCAGCCCGCACGCGGAGCTTGTCCTCGAAGTCATCCGGCGCGAGCGCTTACCCTTCAGGCTGATGCTCGGACTGGACATGGCCGCCGAGATGAGCAATCCGCATTGTCCCTGGGGCGCAGAGTTCAGCCCGGAGACGCTCGCCGGCAACCGCAAGCGCAACGAGGAAGAAGTCGAGCGGGCCATCCAGCTGTCACGCCGCTACGAGGATATCGTGTTTGCGGTCTCCGTCGGCAACGAGGCCAGCGTCGAGTGGACGGACCACATGGTGCCGGTCGATCGCCTGGTGGCCCATGTTCGCAAGCTCAAAAGCGCGATTCCCCACCCGGTCACTTTCTGCGAGAACTATGTCCCGTGGACTTACAAGCTCGAGCCTCTTGCCGCGGAACTCGACTTCATCTCGGTGCACACCTACCCCGCGTGGGAGTACCGCACCATGGAAGATGCGCTCAGCTACACCAGGCAAAATTACCTGTCCGTGGCCGATCATTATCCGGGCAAGCCTGTCATCATCACGGAGGCTGGTTGGACCACAGCCTCCAACGGGCGGGGCATCGAGCCGTGGAACGCCAACGAGGAACTGCAGCGCGATTATTACGAGCAGCTCATGGAGTGGACAAATGCCGCGCAGATTCTTACCTTTGTGTTCGAGGCTTTCGATGAGCCGTGGAAGGGCTCTCCGGATCCGCTCGAACCGGAAAAGCATTGGGGCCTGTTCACCGTCGAACGGCAGCCAAAGCTCGTAATGCAGGGAATGTATCCATAG
- the eda gene encoding bifunctional 4-hydroxy-2-oxoglutarate aldolase/2-dehydro-3-deoxy-phosphogluconate aldolase, with the protein MNKWDPTSRAAAVDAILQRAPVLPVLTIERLDDAVPLARALVDGGLPVLEVTLRSDAALEAIALIREEVPTAIVGAGTILDPAGLQSAAQAGAMFAISPGASEALYVAGAESAIPFIPAIATATELLHGIAAGHRRFKFFPAEAAGGVAALKAFSGPFPDVRFCPTGGIDAVRAPAYLALGNVVTVGGSWMVPADAVRAGDWPRIRSLAEHASRLRTAP; encoded by the coding sequence ATGAACAAGTGGGATCCGACAAGTCGTGCAGCCGCGGTCGACGCCATTCTGCAACGAGCTCCGGTCTTGCCGGTGCTGACGATCGAACGTCTGGACGATGCAGTTCCGCTGGCACGCGCGCTCGTGGACGGCGGCCTGCCCGTCCTCGAGGTGACGTTGCGCAGCGACGCCGCTCTGGAGGCGATCGCCCTTATTCGCGAGGAGGTTCCGACCGCGATCGTCGGCGCCGGCACGATACTCGACCCCGCGGGGCTGCAATCAGCCGCACAAGCCGGGGCGATGTTCGCGATCTCCCCCGGCGCCAGCGAAGCCTTGTACGTCGCCGGGGCGGAAAGCGCGATACCCTTCATTCCCGCGATCGCGACGGCCACCGAGCTGCTGCACGGCATCGCGGCGGGCCATCGTCGTTTCAAGTTTTTCCCGGCCGAGGCCGCGGGCGGAGTCGCCGCACTCAAGGCCTTTTCAGGTCCGTTTCCCGATGTCCGCTTCTGCCCGACGGGCGGCATCGACGCAGTCCGCGCGCCCGCCTACCTGGCCCTCGGCAACGTGGTGACGGTCGGCGGGTCCTGGATGGTGCCGGCGGACGCCGTGCGCGCTGGCGACTGGCCCCGCATCAGGTCGCTCGCCGAGCACGCCAGCCGGCTGCGCACGGCGCCTTGA